The following proteins are co-located in the Tripterygium wilfordii isolate XIE 37 chromosome 2, ASM1340144v1, whole genome shotgun sequence genome:
- the LOC120015407 gene encoding E3 ubiquitin-protein ligase SDIR1-like, which translates to MSFLFRGTRGDIESGFSGFISERPMVRIHAPRPVNTNSLAFFLTVLLLFMILSSHQMSPNFLLWLVFGVFLMATSLRMYATCQRLQAPAQAHGVATSGLFGRHTELRLHMPPSIALATRGRLQGLRLQLALLDREFDDLDYDALRALDSDNPSTATSMSEEEINALPVHKYKVAATESSASSLLHASSSLAPAEAKKDSPMSEGSMKSLENELTCTICLEQVNQGELVCSLPCLHQFHTNCIYPWLRQQGTCPVCKFQMGSGWEESRESESDGSDVV; encoded by the exons ATGAGTTTCCTTTTTCGAGGGACTAGAGGAGATATTGAGAGCGGGTTTTCTGGATTTATTTCTGAGCGACCAATGGTG CGCATTCATGCACCTCGGCCAGTTAATACCAACTCACTGGCATTTTTTCTCACTG TTCTTCTGCTGTTCATGATTTTGAGCTCTCATCAGATGTCACCAAACTTTCTG CTTTGGTTagtttttggtgtgtttttgatgGCAACCAGCTTGAGGATGTATGCAACTTGCCAACGTCTTCAGGCTCCAGCTCAAGCTCATGGAGTAGCAACGAGTGGCTTATTCGGTCGTCATACAGAATTGCGCTTGCACATGCCACCTTCAATAGCTTTAGCAACAAGGGGAAGGTTACAAGGACTAAGGCTTCAACTTGCCCTTCTTGACCGTGAATTTGATGACCTAG ATTATGATGCCCTAAGAGCACTTGACTCCGATAATCCCTCCACAGCTACTTCAATGAGTGAGGAAGAGATAAATGCCTTACCTGTTCACAAGTACAAGGTTGCTGCCACAGAGAG TTCTGCCTCATCACTGCTGCATGCATCATCTTCTTTAGCACCAGCTGAG GCAAAGAAAGATTCTCCAATGTCAGAAGGTAGCATGAAAAGTTTAGAAAATGAATTGACATGCACTATCTGCCTCGAGCAAGTTAATCAGGGCGAGCTTGTTTGTAGCTTGCCGTGTTTACATCAG TTTCATACCAACTGCATCTATCCATGGCTGCGGCAACAAGGCACATGCCCTGTGTGTAAATTTCAGATGGGGTCTGGATGGGAGGAAAGTAGAGAGAGTGAATCAGATGGATCGGACGTGGTCTAG